One Stenotrophomonas sp. SAU14A_NAIMI4_5 DNA segment encodes these proteins:
- the rpoC gene encoding DNA-directed RNA polymerase subunit beta', translating to MKDLLNLFNQQRQTLDFDAIKIALASPDLIRSWSFGEVKKPETINYRTFKPERDGLFCAAIFGPVKDYECLCGKYKRMKHRGVVCEKCGTEVTLAKVRRERMGHIDLASPVAHIWFLKSLPSRIGLMLDMTLRDIERVLYFEAYVVTEPGLTALERRQLLTEEQYLTARQEHGDDFDAAMGAEAVYELLRTIDLQSEMTRLREEIAATGSETKLKRLTKRIKLIEAFLESGNRPEWMVMTVLPVLPPDLRPLVPLDGGRFATSDLNDLYRRVINRNNRLRRLLELSAPDIIVRNEKRMLQESVDALLDNGRRGRAITGTNKRPLKSLADMIKGKQGRFRQNLLGKRVDYSGRSVIVVGPYLRLHQCGLPKKMALELFKPFVFAKLQRRGLATTIKAAKKLVEREEAEVWDILEEVIREHPVMLNRAPTLHRLGIQAFEPVLIEGKAIQLHPLVCTAFNADFDGDQMAVHVPLSLEAQLEARALMMSTNNILSPANGEPIIVPSQDVVLGLYYMTRSLENKKGEGMAFANIAEVKRAYDNRVVELHARVKVRITEVVTDEEGNKQNKTSIVDTTIGRALLAEILPEGLPFALANTELTKKNISRLINSSYRQLGLKDTVVFADKLMYTGFAYATRAGVSIGIDDMLIPDEKKGILTEAEAEVLEIQEQYQSGLVTAGERYNKVVDIWSRTNERIAKAMMDTIGTEKVVNAKGETIDQKSMNSLYIMADSGARGSQAQIRQLAGMRGLMARPDGSIIETPIKANFREGLNVQEYFNSTHGARKGLADTALKTANSGYLTRRLVDVAQDVVITEVDCGTTEGLIMTPIVEGGDVVEPLKDRVLGRVVAEDVFLPGNDEDPIVTRNTLLDEAWVAKLEDAGVQSIKVRSTISCESAFGVCGRCYGRDLARGHLVNIGEAVGVIAAQSIGEPGTQLTMRTFHIGGAASRAAAVDNITVKTTGSVKFSNLKSVEHASGSLVAVSRSGEISVLDAHGRERERYKLPYGATITSKDGDAIKAGQTVANWDPHNHPIVSEVAGFIRFIDFVDGITVIEKTDELTGLASREITDPKRRGAQAKDLRPIVRIVDAKGNDLSIPGTDLPAQYLLPPRSIVNLQDGAAVGVGDVVAKIPQEASKTRDITGGLPRVADLFEARKPKDPAVLAERSGIISFGKDTKGKQRLIIKDTDGSEHEELIPKYRQVIVFEGEHVTKGETIVDGEPSPQDILRLLGVEPLAAYLVKEIQDVYRLQGVKINDKHIEVITRQMLRKVEITDQGSSKFLNGEQVERQRVIEENARLSTRNELPAHFDPVLLGITKASLATESFISAASFQETTRVLTEAAVRGTKDNLRGLKENVIVGRLIPAGTGLSYHSSRRRGASGLTDSEMQALTGTPAAVEAPAIEAEAEQASGEE from the coding sequence ATGAAAGACCTGCTCAACCTCTTCAACCAGCAGCGCCAGACGCTGGACTTCGACGCGATCAAGATCGCGCTGGCCTCGCCGGACCTGATCCGTTCGTGGTCCTTCGGCGAAGTGAAGAAGCCGGAAACCATCAACTACCGTACCTTCAAGCCGGAGCGTGACGGCCTGTTCTGCGCCGCCATCTTCGGGCCGGTCAAGGACTACGAGTGCCTGTGCGGCAAGTACAAGCGCATGAAGCACCGCGGCGTGGTCTGCGAGAAGTGCGGCACCGAAGTGACCCTGGCCAAGGTGCGCCGCGAGCGCATGGGCCACATCGACCTGGCCTCGCCGGTCGCGCACATCTGGTTCCTCAAGTCGCTGCCGTCGCGCATCGGCCTGATGCTGGACATGACCCTGCGTGACATCGAGCGCGTGCTGTACTTCGAAGCCTACGTGGTGACCGAGCCGGGCCTGACCGCCCTGGAGCGCCGCCAGCTGCTGACCGAAGAACAGTACCTGACCGCCCGCCAGGAACACGGTGACGACTTCGACGCCGCCATGGGCGCCGAGGCCGTGTACGAACTGCTGCGCACCATCGACCTGCAGTCGGAAATGACCCGCCTGCGCGAAGAAATCGCCGCTACCGGTTCGGAAACCAAGCTGAAGCGCCTCACCAAGCGCATCAAGCTGATCGAAGCCTTCCTGGAATCGGGCAACCGTCCGGAATGGATGGTCATGACCGTGCTGCCGGTGCTGCCGCCGGACCTGCGTCCGCTGGTCCCGCTGGACGGTGGCCGCTTCGCGACCTCCGACCTGAACGACCTGTACCGCCGCGTCATCAACCGCAACAACCGCCTGCGCCGCCTGCTCGAACTGAGCGCGCCGGACATCATCGTGCGCAATGAAAAGCGCATGCTGCAGGAATCGGTCGATGCGCTGCTGGACAACGGCCGTCGCGGCCGTGCCATCACCGGCACCAACAAGCGCCCGCTGAAGTCGCTGGCCGACATGATCAAGGGCAAGCAGGGCCGCTTCCGCCAGAACCTGCTGGGCAAGCGCGTCGACTACTCGGGCCGTTCGGTCATCGTGGTCGGTCCGTACCTGCGCCTGCACCAGTGCGGCCTGCCGAAGAAGATGGCGCTCGAGCTGTTCAAGCCGTTCGTCTTCGCCAAGCTGCAGCGTCGTGGCCTGGCCACCACCATCAAGGCCGCCAAGAAGCTGGTCGAGCGCGAAGAAGCCGAAGTCTGGGACATCCTGGAAGAGGTCATCCGCGAACATCCGGTCATGCTGAACCGTGCGCCGACCCTGCACCGTCTGGGCATCCAGGCGTTCGAGCCGGTGCTGATCGAAGGCAAGGCCATCCAGCTGCACCCGCTGGTCTGCACCGCGTTCAACGCCGACTTCGACGGTGACCAGATGGCCGTCCACGTGCCGCTCTCGCTGGAAGCCCAGCTGGAAGCGCGTGCGCTGATGATGTCGACCAACAACATCCTGTCGCCGGCCAACGGCGAGCCGATCATCGTGCCGTCGCAGGACGTCGTGCTGGGTCTGTACTACATGACCCGCTCGCTGGAAAACAAGAAGGGCGAGGGCATGGCCTTCGCCAACATCGCCGAAGTGAAGCGCGCCTACGACAACCGCGTGGTGGAACTGCACGCACGCGTCAAGGTCCGCATCACCGAAGTGGTGACCGACGAAGAAGGCAACAAGCAGAACAAGACCTCGATCGTGGACACCACGATCGGTCGCGCCCTGCTGGCTGAAATCCTGCCGGAAGGCCTGCCGTTTGCGCTGGCCAACACCGAGCTGACCAAGAAGAACATCAGCCGCCTGATCAACTCCAGCTACCGCCAGCTGGGTCTGAAGGACACGGTCGTGTTCGCCGACAAGCTGATGTACACCGGCTTCGCTTACGCGACCCGCGCCGGCGTTTCCATCGGCATCGACGACATGCTGATCCCGGACGAGAAGAAGGGCATCCTCACCGAGGCCGAAGCCGAAGTGCTGGAAATCCAGGAGCAGTACCAGTCGGGCCTGGTCACCGCCGGCGAGCGCTACAACAAGGTGGTCGACATCTGGTCGCGCACCAATGAGCGCATCGCCAAGGCGATGATGGACACCATCGGTACCGAGAAGGTCGTCAATGCCAAGGGCGAGACCATCGACCAGAAGTCGATGAACTCGCTGTACATCATGGCCGACTCCGGTGCGCGTGGTTCGCAGGCGCAGATCCGTCAGCTGGCCGGCATGCGTGGCCTGATGGCGCGTCCGGATGGCTCGATCATCGAGACGCCCATCAAGGCGAACTTCCGCGAAGGCCTGAACGTGCAGGAGTACTTCAACTCCACCCACGGTGCCCGTAAGGGTCTGGCCGATACCGCGCTGAAGACCGCGAACTCGGGTTACCTGACCCGTCGTCTGGTCGACGTCGCGCAGGACGTGGTCATCACCGAGGTGGATTGCGGTACCACCGAAGGCCTGATCATGACCCCGATCGTGGAAGGCGGCGACGTGGTCGAGCCGTTGAAGGATCGCGTGCTGGGTCGCGTGGTTGCCGAGGACGTGTTCCTGCCGGGCAACGACGAAGATCCGATCGTCACCCGCAACACCCTGCTGGACGAAGCCTGGGTCGCCAAGCTTGAAGACGCCGGCGTGCAGAGCATCAAGGTGCGTTCGACGATCTCGTGCGAATCGGCCTTCGGTGTCTGTGGTCGCTGCTACGGCCGCGATCTGGCCCGTGGCCACCTGGTCAACATCGGTGAAGCGGTCGGCGTCATCGCCGCCCAGTCCATCGGTGAGCCGGGTACCCAGCTGACCATGCGTACGTTCCACATCGGTGGTGCGGCGTCGCGAGCTGCTGCGGTCGACAACATCACCGTCAAGACCACCGGCTCGGTCAAGTTCAGCAACCTCAAGTCGGTCGAGCACGCCAGCGGCTCGCTGGTGGCAGTGTCGCGTTCGGGCGAAATCTCGGTGCTCGATGCCCACGGCCGTGAGCGTGAGCGTTACAAGCTGCCGTACGGTGCGACCATCACCTCGAAGGACGGTGATGCGATCAAGGCTGGCCAGACCGTGGCCAACTGGGATCCGCATAACCACCCGATCGTGTCGGAAGTTGCCGGCTTCATCCGCTTCATCGACTTCGTCGACGGCATCACCGTCATCGAGAAGACCGACGAGCTGACCGGCCTCGCTTCGCGCGAAATCACCGATCCGAAGCGTCGTGGTGCCCAGGCCAAGGACCTGCGCCCGATCGTGCGCATCGTCGACGCCAAGGGCAACGACCTGTCCATCCCGGGCACCGATCTGCCGGCGCAGTACCTGCTGCCGCCGCGTTCGATCGTCAACCTGCAGGACGGCGCCGCAGTGGGCGTGGGCGACGTCGTCGCCAAGATCCCGCAGGAAGCGTCGAAGACCCGCGACATCACCGGTGGTCTGCCGCGCGTGGCCGATCTGTTCGAAGCCCGCAAGCCGAAGGATCCGGCAGTGCTGGCCGAGCGTTCGGGCATCATCAGCTTCGGCAAGGACACCAAGGGCAAGCAGCGCCTGATCATCAAGGACACCGATGGTTCGGAACACGAAGAGCTGATCCCGAAGTACCGCCAGGTCATCGTGTTCGAAGGCGAGCATGTCACCAAGGGTGAAACCATCGTGGACGGCGAGCCGAGCCCGCAGGATATCCTGCGTCTGCTGGGTGTCGAACCGCTGGCTGCCTACCTGGTGAAGGAAATCCAGGACGTGTACCGCCTGCAGGGCGTGAAGATCAACGACAAGCACATCGAGGTCATCACCCGCCAGATGCTGCGCAAGGTCGAGATCACCGACCAGGGCAGCAGCAAGTTCCTGAACGGCGAACAGGTGGAGCGCCAGCGCGTAATCGAGGAGAATGCGCGCCTGTCGACCCGCAACGAGCTGCCGGCGCACTTCGATCCGGTCCTGCTGGGTATCACCAAGGCATCGCTGGCGACCGAATCGTTCATCTCGGCCGCTTCGTTCCAGGAAACCACCCGCGTGCTGACCGAAGCTGCCGTCCGCGGCACCAAGGACAACCTGCGCGGCCTGAAGGAAAACGTCATCGTCGGCCGCCTGATCCCGGCCGGTACCGGTCTGTCGTACCACAGCAGCCGCCGCCGCGGCGCTTCGGGTCTCACCGACTCGGAGATGCAGGCCCTGACCGGCACCCCGGCAGCCGTTGAAGCTCCGGCCATCGAAGCCGAAGCTGAACAGGCGTCTGGCGAAGAATGA
- the rpsL gene encoding 30S ribosomal protein S12, with product MATINQLVRKPRQATTYKSASPALDKCPQRRGVCTRVYTTTPKKPNSALRKVAKVRLTNQEEVISYIGGEGHNLQEHSVVLIRGGRVKDLPGVRYHTVRGSLDAAGVAKRRQARSKYGAKRPKA from the coding sequence ATGGCGACGATCAACCAGCTGGTCCGCAAGCCGCGGCAAGCTACTACGTACAAGAGTGCCTCGCCGGCGCTCGACAAGTGCCCGCAGCGCCGTGGCGTCTGCACGCGCGTTTACACCACCACCCCGAAGAAGCCGAACTCGGCTCTCCGCAAGGTTGCCAAGGTCCGCCTGACCAACCAGGAAGAAGTCATTTCCTACATCGGCGGCGAAGGCCACAACCTGCAGGAGCACTCCGTGGTCCTGATCCGTGGCGGTCGCGTCAAGGATCTGCCGGGTGTGCGTTACCACACCGTTCGTGGCTCGCTCGACGCCGCCGGCGTTGCCAAGCGTCGCCAGGCCCGTTCCAAGTACGGCGCCAAGCGTCCGAAGGCATAA
- the rpsG gene encoding 30S ribosomal protein S7 — MSRKGNTPQRSVLPDPKHGSETIARFINMVMLSGKKSVAEKIVYGAMDVIAEKNANSIELVQKALDNVAPAVEVKSRRVGGATYQVPVEVRASRKMALAMRWLIDSARKRGENTMPKKLAAELIDASENRGGAIKKREETHRMAEANKAFAHYRW, encoded by the coding sequence ATGTCGCGTAAGGGTAATACTCCGCAGCGTTCCGTCCTGCCGGATCCGAAGCACGGAAGCGAAACCATCGCCCGTTTCATCAACATGGTCATGCTGAGCGGCAAGAAGTCCGTCGCTGAGAAGATCGTCTACGGTGCCATGGACGTCATCGCCGAGAAGAACGCCAACTCGATCGAGCTGGTGCAGAAGGCTCTGGACAACGTCGCTCCGGCGGTCGAAGTGAAGTCGCGCCGTGTCGGTGGTGCCACCTACCAGGTGCCGGTCGAAGTGCGTGCATCGCGCAAGATGGCCCTGGCCATGCGCTGGCTGATCGACTCCGCGCGCAAGCGTGGTGAGAACACCATGCCGAAGAAGCTGGCTGCTGAACTGATCGACGCCTCGGAAAACCGTGGCGGCGCCATCAAGAAGCGCGAAGAAACCCACCGCATGGCCGAAGCCAACAAGGCCTTCGCCCACTACCGCTGGTGA
- the fusA gene encoding elongation factor G: MARSTPIERYRNFGIMAHIDAGKTTTSERILFYTGKSHKIGEVHDGAATMDWMEQEQERGITIQSAATTAFWKGMDKSLPEHRFNIIDTPGHVDFTIEVERSLRVLDGAVFVLCAVGGVQPQSETVWRQANRYKVPRIAFVNKMDRTGANFYKVRDQLKAKLGAVAVPMQLPIGAEDGFKGVVDLLKMKAIHWDEASQGMKFEYGDIPADLQEKAEEARTFMIETAAEASEELMEKYLGGEELAEAEIINALRTRTLATEIVPMYCGSAFKNKGVQAMLDGVIQLLPSPVDVPDVTGTDVDDENVAMTRKSDDKAPFSSLAFKIITDPFVGALTFFRVYSGTLNGGDTVLNSVKGKKERIGRILQMHSNNREEIKEVLAGDIAAAVGLKDTTTGDTLCSIDQPIILERMTFPEPVISMAVEPKTKSDQEKMGLALGRLAQEDPSFRVKTDEESGQTIISGMGELHLDIIVDRLKREFNVEANVGAPQVAYRETITLADVKSDYKHAKQSGGKGQYGHVVIELSPITAEDRADAKIAPLIKDDFLFVNDITGGVIPKEFIPSIEKGLRETITSGPLAGFPVVDVKVKLVFGSYHDVDSSEMAFKLASSMAFKQGFAKAKPVLLEPIMKVEIVTPEDYQGDVMGDVSRRRGVLQGSDTTGDGSASIINAMIPLGEMFGYATALRSQTQGRATFTMEFDHYEPAPNNIAEAVMKKG, encoded by the coding sequence GTGGCCCGTTCCACTCCCATCGAGCGTTACCGTAACTTCGGCATCATGGCTCACATCGATGCCGGCAAGACCACCACGTCCGAGCGCATCCTGTTCTACACCGGCAAGAGCCACAAGATCGGTGAAGTGCACGACGGCGCCGCCACCATGGACTGGATGGAGCAGGAGCAGGAGCGTGGCATCACGATCCAGTCCGCTGCCACCACCGCGTTCTGGAAGGGCATGGACAAGTCCCTGCCGGAGCACCGCTTCAACATCATCGACACCCCCGGGCACGTTGACTTCACCATCGAAGTCGAGCGTTCGCTGCGCGTGCTCGATGGCGCGGTGTTCGTGCTGTGTGCCGTCGGTGGCGTGCAGCCGCAGTCGGAAACCGTGTGGCGCCAGGCCAACCGTTACAAGGTGCCGCGCATTGCGTTCGTCAACAAGATGGACCGCACCGGCGCCAACTTCTACAAGGTCCGTGACCAGCTGAAGGCCAAGCTCGGCGCTGTCGCCGTGCCGATGCAGCTGCCGATCGGTGCCGAGGACGGCTTCAAGGGCGTCGTCGACCTGCTGAAGATGAAGGCCATCCATTGGGATGAAGCCTCGCAGGGCATGAAGTTCGAATACGGCGACATCCCGGCCGACCTGCAGGAAAAGGCTGAAGAAGCCCGTACCTTCATGATCGAAACCGCGGCTGAAGCCAGCGAAGAGCTGATGGAAAAGTACCTGGGCGGCGAAGAGCTGGCCGAGGCTGAAATCATCAACGCGCTGCGTACCCGTACCCTGGCCACCGAAATCGTCCCGATGTACTGCGGTTCGGCGTTCAAGAACAAGGGCGTGCAGGCCATGCTGGACGGCGTGATCCAGCTGCTGCCGTCGCCGGTCGACGTGCCGGACGTGACCGGTACCGACGTGGATGACGAAAACGTCGCCATGACCCGCAAGTCCGACGACAAGGCTCCGTTCTCGTCGCTGGCCTTCAAGATCATCACCGACCCGTTCGTCGGCGCGCTGACCTTCTTCCGTGTCTACTCGGGCACCCTGAACGGTGGCGACACCGTCCTGAACTCGGTGAAGGGCAAGAAGGAGCGCATCGGCCGCATCCTGCAGATGCATTCGAACAACCGCGAAGAAATCAAGGAAGTTCTGGCTGGTGACATCGCCGCTGCCGTGGGCCTGAAGGACACCACCACCGGTGACACCCTGTGCTCGATCGACCAGCCGATCATCCTGGAGCGCATGACGTTCCCGGAACCGGTGATCTCGATGGCTGTCGAGCCGAAGACCAAGTCGGACCAGGAAAAGATGGGTCTGGCCCTGGGCCGTCTGGCGCAGGAAGATCCGTCGTTCCGCGTCAAGACCGACGAAGAATCCGGCCAGACCATCATCTCGGGCATGGGCGAGCTGCACCTGGACATCATCGTCGACCGCCTGAAGCGCGAGTTCAACGTTGAAGCCAACGTCGGCGCGCCGCAGGTTGCCTACCGCGAAACCATCACCCTGGCCGACGTCAAGTCGGACTACAAGCACGCCAAGCAGTCCGGTGGTAAGGGTCAGTACGGTCACGTCGTGATCGAGCTGTCGCCGATCACCGCTGAAGACCGCGCCGATGCGAAGATCGCTCCGCTGATCAAGGACGACTTCCTGTTCGTCAATGACATCACCGGCGGCGTGATTCCGAAGGAATTCATTCCTTCGATCGAAAAGGGCCTGCGCGAAACCATCACCAGCGGTCCGCTGGCTGGCTTCCCGGTGGTGGACGTGAAGGTCAAGCTGGTCTTCGGTTCGTACCACGACGTCGACTCCTCGGAAATGGCGTTCAAGCTGGCATCGTCGATGGCCTTCAAGCAGGGCTTCGCCAAGGCCAAGCCGGTGCTGCTGGAGCCGATCATGAAGGTCGAGATCGTGACCCCGGAGGATTACCAGGGTGACGTGATGGGCGACGTGAGCCGTCGTCGCGGCGTGCTGCAGGGTTCCGACACCACCGGTGACGGCTCCGCTTCGATCATCAACGCGATGATCCCGCTGGGTGAAATGTTCGGTTACGCCACTGCGCTGCGTTCGCAGACCCAGGGCCGCGCCACCTTCACCATGGAATTCGACCATTACGAGCCGGCGCCGAACAACATCGCCGAAGCCGTCATGAAGAAGGGCTGA
- the tuf gene encoding elongation factor Tu has product MAKGKFERTKPHVNVGTIGHVDHGKTTLTAALTKIGAERFGGEFKDYSAIDAAPEEKARGITISTAHVEYESTTRHYAHVDCPGHADYVKNMITGAAQMDGAILVCSAADGPMPQTREHILLSRQVGVPYIVVFLNKADMVDDAELLELVEMEVRELLSKYDFPGDDTPIISGSARLALEGDQSDIGVPAVIKLVDALDSWIPTPERDVDKPFLMPVEDVFSISGRGTVVTGRIERGVIKVGEEIEIVGIRPVQKTTVTGVEMFRKLLDQGQAGDNAGLLLRGTKRDDVERGQVLAKPGSIKPHTKFDAEVYVLSKDEGGRHTPFFKGYRPQFYFRTTDITGAVELPEGVEMVMPGDNIKMVVTLINPVAMDAGLRFAIREGGRTVGAGVVSTIIE; this is encoded by the coding sequence ATGGCAAAGGGTAAGTTCGAGCGCACCAAGCCGCACGTCAACGTCGGCACCATCGGTCACGTCGATCATGGCAAGACCACGCTGACCGCCGCGCTGACCAAGATCGGCGCCGAGCGCTTCGGCGGCGAGTTCAAGGATTACTCGGCAATCGACGCTGCTCCGGAAGAGAAGGCTCGTGGTATCACGATCTCGACCGCGCACGTCGAATACGAATCCACCACCCGTCACTACGCCCACGTCGATTGCCCGGGCCATGCTGACTACGTCAAGAACATGATCACCGGTGCCGCCCAGATGGACGGCGCGATCCTGGTGTGCTCGGCCGCTGACGGCCCGATGCCGCAGACCCGCGAGCACATCCTGCTGTCGCGTCAGGTCGGCGTGCCGTACATCGTCGTGTTCCTGAACAAGGCCGACATGGTTGACGATGCCGAGCTGCTGGAACTGGTCGAAATGGAAGTCCGCGAGCTGCTGAGCAAGTACGACTTCCCGGGCGACGACACCCCGATCATCTCGGGTTCGGCCCGTCTGGCGCTGGAAGGCGACCAGAGCGACATCGGCGTGCCGGCCGTGATCAAGCTGGTCGATGCTCTCGACAGCTGGATCCCGACCCCGGAGCGTGACGTCGACAAGCCGTTCCTGATGCCGGTGGAAGACGTGTTCTCGATCTCGGGCCGCGGCACCGTGGTGACCGGTCGTATCGAGCGCGGCGTGATCAAGGTCGGCGAAGAAATCGAAATCGTCGGCATCCGTCCGGTGCAGAAGACCACCGTGACCGGCGTCGAAATGTTCCGCAAGCTGCTGGACCAGGGCCAGGCAGGCGACAACGCCGGTCTGCTGCTGCGCGGCACCAAGCGTGACGACGTCGAGCGTGGCCAGGTCCTGGCCAAGCCGGGTTCGATCAAGCCGCACACCAAGTTCGACGCCGAAGTCTACGTGCTGTCGAAGGACGAGGGCGGCCGTCACACCCCGTTCTTCAAGGGCTACCGTCCGCAGTTCTACTTCCGTACCACCGACATCACCGGTGCGGTTGAACTGCCGGAAGGCGTCGAGATGGTGATGCCGGGCGACAACATCAAGATGGTTGTCACCCTGATCAACCCGGTCGCAATGGACGCCGGCCTGCGCTTCGCAATCCGCGAAGGTGGCCGTACCGTCGGCGCCGGTGTGGTCTCCACCATCATCGAGTAA
- the rpsJ gene encoding 30S ribosomal protein S10, protein MADQKIRIRLKAFDHRLIDRSASEIVETAKRTGAQVRGPIPLPTKIERYTILVSPHVDKDARDQYETRTHKRVLDIVDPNDKTVDALMKLELAAGVDVQIKLT, encoded by the coding sequence ATGGCGGACCAAAAGATCCGGATCCGGCTGAAAGCGTTCGATCATCGTCTGATCGACCGTTCGGCCAGCGAGATCGTTGAGACGGCCAAGCGGACCGGCGCGCAAGTGCGTGGCCCGATCCCGCTGCCGACCAAGATCGAGCGTTACACCATCCTCGTCTCCCCGCACGTCGACAAGGACGCGCGTGACCAGTACGAGACCCGCACGCACAAGCGCGTGCTCGATATCGTTGACCCGAATGACAAGACCGTGGACGCGCTGATGAAGCTCGAACTGGCTGCCGGCGTCGACGTTCAGATCAAGCTGACCTGA
- the rplC gene encoding 50S ribosomal protein L3 → MTKKYSLGFVGRKAGMSRVFTEDGRSIPVTLIEATPNRIAQIKTVETDGYSAVQVTVGARRAALVNKPEAGHFAKAKVEAGRGLWEFRVEDAQLGDFAVGGEVKADIFEVGQIVDVQGVTKGKGFQGTIKRYNFRMGDATHGNSLSHRAPGSLGQRQTPGRVFPGKKMSGHMGSVQQSTQNLEVVKVDVERGLIAVRGAVPGAAGGDVIVRPASKA, encoded by the coding sequence ATGACGAAGAAGTATTCGTTGGGCTTCGTGGGCCGCAAGGCTGGCATGAGCCGCGTGTTCACCGAAGATGGCCGCTCCATCCCGGTGACCCTGATCGAAGCAACCCCCAACCGCATCGCGCAGATCAAGACCGTCGAAACCGACGGCTACAGCGCCGTGCAGGTGACCGTCGGCGCTCGTCGCGCTGCCCTGGTCAACAAGCCGGAAGCCGGCCACTTCGCCAAGGCGAAGGTGGAAGCGGGTCGTGGCCTGTGGGAATTCCGCGTTGAAGACGCGCAGCTCGGCGATTTCGCCGTTGGCGGCGAAGTCAAGGCGGACATCTTTGAAGTCGGCCAGATCGTCGACGTCCAGGGTGTCACCAAGGGTAAGGGCTTCCAGGGCACCATCAAGCGCTACAACTTCCGTATGGGTGACGCTACCCACGGTAACTCGCTGTCGCATCGCGCGCCGGGTTCGCTGGGTCAGCGCCAGACGCCGGGTCGCGTGTTCCCGGGCAAGAAGATGTCCGGTCACATGGGCTCCGTGCAGCAGAGCACCCAGAACCTGGAAGTTGTCAAGGTCGACGTCGAACGCGGTCTGATCGCGGTTCGCGGCGCCGTTCCGGGCGCGGCGGGTGGCGACGTGATCGTCCGTCCGGCGAGCAAGGCATAA
- the rplD gene encoding 50S ribosomal protein L4, producing MELVITGSNNKVSVSDAVFGRDFSEDLVHQVVVAYRNAGRAGTKAQKTRSEVAGTTKKSKKQKGGGARHGALTAPIFVGGGVTFAAKPRSFEQKVNRKQYRAAMCAILSELNRQGRLTIVESFDVEVTNTKGLIAKLAGLEVGKRPLIVTEEASEHLYLSARNLPYVQVRDVQGLDPVSLVGADTVVITADAVKKVEEWLA from the coding sequence ATGGAACTCGTTATCACGGGTAGCAACAACAAGGTCTCGGTCTCCGACGCCGTGTTCGGTCGCGATTTCAGCGAAGATCTGGTCCACCAGGTCGTCGTTGCTTACCGCAACGCCGGTCGCGCCGGCACCAAGGCGCAGAAGACTCGCTCCGAAGTGGCAGGTACCACCAAGAAGTCGAAGAAGCAGAAGGGCGGCGGCGCGCGTCATGGCGCACTGACGGCTCCGATCTTCGTCGGCGGCGGTGTCACCTTCGCGGCAAAGCCGCGCAGCTTCGAGCAGAAGGTCAATCGTAAGCAGTACCGTGCCGCCATGTGCGCGATCCTGTCCGAGCTGAACCGTCAGGGCCGTCTGACCATCGTGGAGTCCTTCGATGTCGAAGTGACCAACACGAAGGGTCTGATCGCCAAGCTGGCCGGCCTGGAAGTGGGCAAGCGCCCGCTGATCGTCACTGAAGAAGCCTCCGAGCACCTGTACCTGTCCGCTCGCAATCTGCCGTACGTGCAGGTGCGTGACGTCCAGGGTCTGGACCCGGTGTCGCTGGTCGGTGCCGACACGGTCGTCATCACCGCTGATGCGGTCAAGAAGGTCGAGGAGTGGCTGGCATGA
- the rplW gene encoding 50S ribosomal protein L23 yields the protein MNSNEKIFSVLRAPRVSEKTARIQELSNQYAFEVSNEATKADVKAAVEQLFGVKVEAVNVVNVKGKNKSFRNRAGRRGDWRKAYVRLADGQSIDVTAKA from the coding sequence ATGAACAGCAACGAAAAAATCTTCAGCGTGCTGCGTGCCCCGCGTGTCTCCGAAAAGACCGCTCGCATTCAGGAACTTTCCAACCAGTATGCCTTCGAAGTTTCGAACGAAGCCACCAAAGCCGATGTAAAGGCCGCGGTTGAGCAGCTGTTCGGCGTCAAGGTCGAGGCTGTCAACGTGGTCAACGTCAAGGGCAAGAACAAGTCCTTCCGTAACCGTGCTGGCCGCCGCGGCGATTGGCGTAAGGCGTACGTTCGCCTGGCCGACGGCCAGTCGATCGATGTAACGGCCAAGGCCTGA